A single window of Deltaproteobacteria bacterium DNA harbors:
- a CDS encoding ParA family protein: protein MRTIAIVNQKGGCGKTTTATNLASFLAAMKRKVLLIDLDPQGHSALGFGVRPDQIENSIYEVLLGEIPISRAIKPVRKNLDAILSDVVLSAFEQVMAGVRGREFKLKRYLKNVQADYHYTIIDSPPSVGLLTFNGLMASKEVIIPVDSSFFSLQGLDMLLETLRLIEERAKHRLSIKILATNVDRRTNFCRRVVETLRARFPRNCFETIINMCTALREAASLGKPILEYDRQCPAFRDYYALAKEIIQQETRIKAKKYVPVDFHKLRLSEMLPEPAKVDKPFWTAVWDVLDQQKQRM, encoded by the coding sequence ATGAGAACAATCGCTATTGTCAATCAAAAAGGAGGCTGTGGCAAAACCACCACTGCTACAAATCTGGCCAGCTTCCTGGCGGCCATGAAGCGAAAGGTCCTTTTGATTGATCTGGATCCCCAGGGGCATTCAGCGCTCGGATTTGGGGTGAGGCCCGACCAGATAGAAAACAGTATCTACGAGGTTTTGCTGGGAGAAATTCCCATAAGCAGGGCCATCAAGCCTGTGAGGAAGAATCTTGACGCAATCCTTAGCGATGTGGTTCTCAGCGCCTTTGAACAGGTAATGGCCGGAGTGCGAGGTCGGGAATTCAAGCTCAAGCGCTATCTCAAAAACGTCCAGGCTGACTATCACTATACAATCATTGACAGCCCTCCCAGCGTGGGCCTTCTGACTTTTAACGGGCTGATGGCTTCAAAAGAGGTAATCATCCCTGTTGACTCCAGCTTCTTCTCACTTCAGGGCCTCGATATGCTCCTCGAGACTCTGCGGCTGATCGAAGAAAGAGCAAAGCATCGGCTCTCAATAAAGATCCTTGCCACCAATGTGGACCGCCGAACCAATTTCTGTAGACGTGTGGTGGAAACACTGCGGGCCAGATTCCCCCGCAATTGCTTCGAGACGATCATCAACATGTGCACTGCTTTGAGAGAGGCTGCAAGCCTCGGGAAACCCATCCTCGAGTACGACAGGCAATGCCCGGCTTTTCGCGATTACTATGCCCTGGCAAAAGAAATCATCCAGCAGGAAACAAGGATAAAGGCGAAAAAGTACGTTCCAGTGGACTTTCACAAACTGAGGCTCAGCGAGATGCTCCCCGAGCCGGCCAAAGTCGACAAACCCTTCTGGACAGCTGTCTGGGACGTCCTTGACCAGCAAAAGCAGCGGATGTGA
- a CDS encoding adenosylhomocysteinase: MGTPYDVRDLELAATGSNRVEWAAQNMPVLNALKERFARDKPLEGVRIAACLHVTTETACLMQTLRAGGARVHLCASNPLSTQDDVAAYLAAEEQIPVFAIKGEDRDTYYRHIHQALEIGPQITMDDGADLVSTIHAEKRQYLEEIIAGTEETTTGVIRLRSMAEKGVLAYPIVAVNDANTKHLFDNRYGTGQSTVDGIIRATNRLLAGSTFVVAGYGWCGRGVAMRARGMGAKVVITEVDPLRALEAVMDGYQVLPMLQAAKKGDFFCTVTGDIKVIRREHFAVMKDGAIVCNSGHFNVEIDLQSLAEMAEARRLIREHVEEYRLRDGRRINVLGEGRLINLAAAEGHPSSVMDMSFANQALTAAYIIKNAASLEKKVYSVPEEIDKEIAALKLTAMGVEIDVLLAEQEKYLASWDMGT; the protein is encoded by the coding sequence ATGGGAACTCCATATGATGTCAGGGACCTGGAGCTCGCAGCAACTGGAAGTAACAGGGTAGAGTGGGCCGCACAAAACATGCCCGTGCTCAATGCCCTGAAGGAACGTTTTGCCAGAGACAAGCCACTCGAGGGAGTGCGAATCGCTGCCTGTCTGCATGTCACAACCGAGACGGCCTGTCTGATGCAGACCCTCAGGGCCGGTGGAGCCAGGGTGCACCTGTGCGCCTCCAATCCCCTCAGCACCCAGGACGATGTGGCAGCGTATCTGGCAGCAGAGGAGCAGATACCGGTATTTGCCATCAAGGGTGAAGACCGTGATACTTACTATCGCCATATCCACCAGGCCCTGGAAATCGGCCCGCAGATCACTATGGACGACGGTGCTGACCTGGTGAGCACCATTCATGCGGAAAAACGACAATATCTAGAGGAGATCATTGCCGGCACCGAAGAGACCACCACAGGGGTGATTCGCCTGCGGAGCATGGCCGAAAAAGGAGTGCTGGCATACCCCATTGTGGCAGTAAACGATGCCAATACCAAACATCTTTTCGACAACCGCTACGGTACTGGCCAGAGCACAGTAGATGGGATCATCCGCGCAACCAACAGGCTTCTGGCCGGATCGACCTTCGTTGTTGCAGGCTACGGCTGGTGCGGCAGAGGGGTGGCCATGCGGGCCCGGGGGATGGGTGCCAAAGTAGTCATCACTGAAGTGGATCCTCTCCGGGCTTTGGAGGCTGTCATGGACGGCTACCAGGTGCTTCCCATGCTGCAGGCGGCAAAGAAGGGGGATTTCTTCTGTACGGTAACCGGAGACATCAAGGTGATCCGACGCGAACACTTTGCGGTGATGAAAGATGGAGCCATCGTGTGCAATTCGGGTCATTTCAACGTGGAGATCGATCTGCAGTCCCTGGCAGAGATGGCCGAGGCTAGACGCCTTATCCGTGAGCATGTGGAGGAGTATCGTCTGCGAGACGGCAGGCGCATCAACGTACTGGGAGAGGGACGTCTGATCAACCTGGCCGCAGCTGAAGGGCATCCTTCCAGTGTGATGGACATGAGTTTTGCCAATCAGGCGCTTACTGCTGCTTACATAATTAAGAATGCGGCTTCTCTGGAAAAAAAGGTCTACAGTGTGCCCGAGGAAATTGACAAGGAGATTGCCGCCCTCAAGCTCACCGCCATGGGCGTTGAGATTGATGTGCTCCTGGCGGAGCAGGAGAAGTATCTGGCATCCTGGGACATGGGTACCTGA